The following proteins are co-located in the Silene latifolia isolate original U9 population chromosome 1, ASM4854445v1, whole genome shotgun sequence genome:
- the LOC141651476 gene encoding uncharacterized protein LOC141651476 — translation MGITKADMSNIATVGKLVNWIYLKVDRLWIKWINDVYIKNHDWHSNTPPANATWVWKNICKVKEKLKNGYTDSIWTVSPKGYSIKSGYEWLSPAHIQLDWTALVWNNWNIPNHYMTTWLRMQEGMNVKSKLARFGCCADDLCLFCQLQPEIVEHLFTTCVYSVKVQSYLVQWYGGCFPAVNDLIAANRNNIQWKVKVALFNAFNYSIWHQRNNAKVNEWLLRPEIVAARIEEDIRREVKLKCRAVDDQTVLVRLHTMGVT, via the coding sequence ATGGGGATTACAAAAGCTGATATGTCGAATATAGCCACTGTGGGCAAATTGGTTAACTGGATATATTTAAAAGTAGATAGACTTTGGATCAAATGGATTAATGATGTGTATATCAAGAATCATGACTGGCATAGCAACACTCCCCCTGCTAATGCAACCTGGGTATGGAAGAATATTTGTAAAGTAAAAGAAAAACTCAAAAATGGGTATACTGATAGCATCTGGACCGTGAGTCCTAAAGGGTACTCTATCAAGAGTGGATATGAATGGCTCTCTCCTGCTCATATTCAACTTGACTGGACTGCACTTGTGTGGAACAATTGGAATATTCCAAACCATTATATGACTACATGGCTTAGAATGCAGGAAGGCATGAATGTGAAGAGTAAACTAGCAAGGTTTGGATGCTGTGCAGATGATCTGTGTCTTTTCTGTCAGTTACAGCCTGAAATAGTGGAGCATCTTTTCACAACTTGTGTGTATTCTGTCAAAGTTCAGTCCTATTTAGTACAATGGTATGGTGGCTGCTTCCCCGCGGTGAATGATTTGATTGCAGCTAATAGGAATAACATTCAGTGGAAGGTAAAGGTTGCTTTGTTTAATGCTTTTAATTACTCTATATGGCATCAAAGAAACAATGCAAAGGTAAATGAATGGCTGTTGAGACCTGAGATAGTTGCAGCACGAATAGAGGAGGATATTAGGAGGGAAGTTAAGCTGAAATGTAGGGCAGTTGATGACCAGACAGTTCTTGTTCGGTTGCATACAATGGGCGTGACTTGA